A genomic window from Agrobacterium tumefaciens includes:
- a CDS encoding LacI family DNA-binding transcriptional regulator yields the protein MKPTVHDIAERAGVSLATIDRVLNMRPGVHAATRARVEAAIAELGYVRDIAAANLAKGRNYSLVFILPGNDNSFMATLRAEVRAAASRSHLERTAIRIIEVPPFNAAALTEALEVARREKPSGVAFVATDSQDVAEAADRLAEDGIATVTLVSDLSGSRRDHYAGVDNAAAGRTAASLMGRFLSSCGGDIAVVAGSMLVRDHRERLEGFRAVIEAEFPQLRLLPVLEGKDDPATVEALVSGALGNAALSGIYSLGAGNRGLIRALRAAGGERSLSVIAHELTENTANALREGVLDAVLNQDAGHEVRSAIRVLKARADGQPVIAAQERIRIDIFLRDNLP from the coding sequence ATGAAGCCGACAGTTCATGATATTGCCGAGCGCGCAGGCGTCAGCCTCGCCACCATCGACCGGGTGCTGAACATGCGTCCGGGCGTTCACGCCGCCACCCGCGCCCGCGTGGAGGCGGCGATTGCCGAGCTTGGTTATGTGCGCGATATCGCCGCCGCCAATCTGGCCAAGGGCCGTAATTACTCGCTGGTCTTCATCCTGCCGGGCAACGACAATTCCTTCATGGCAACGTTGAGGGCCGAGGTTCGGGCCGCCGCCTCCCGCTCCCATCTGGAGCGCACGGCGATCCGTATCATTGAGGTGCCGCCCTTTAATGCCGCGGCGCTGACCGAGGCTCTGGAGGTGGCACGGCGGGAAAAACCGTCGGGCGTGGCTTTCGTCGCCACGGATTCGCAAGATGTGGCGGAAGCGGCAGACCGGCTGGCGGAAGACGGCATCGCCACGGTGACGCTGGTGTCCGATCTTTCCGGCTCGCGCCGCGACCATTATGCCGGTGTCGACAATGCCGCGGCGGGGCGCACGGCGGCGAGCCTGATGGGACGTTTCCTCTCCAGCTGCGGTGGCGATATCGCTGTTGTCGCCGGTTCCATGCTGGTGCGCGACCATCGCGAACGTCTGGAGGGTTTTCGCGCGGTCATCGAAGCCGAATTTCCGCAATTGCGGCTTCTGCCGGTGCTGGAGGGCAAGGATGACCCGGCAACCGTCGAGGCGCTGGTTTCCGGAGCGCTTGGCAATGCTGCACTCTCCGGCATCTACAGTCTCGGCGCCGGCAATCGCGGCCTCATCCGGGCGCTCCGAGCCGCCGGCGGTGAAAGGTCGCTGTCTGTCATTGCCCATGAACTGACGGAAAACACCGCCAATGCGCTGCGGGAAGGCGTGCTTGACGCCGTGCTCAATCAGGATGCCGGCCATGAGGTGCGCAGCGCCATCCGCGTGTTGAAAGCGCGTGCCGACGGCCAGCCCGTCATCGCAGCGCAGGAACGTATCCGTATCGACATATTCCTCAGGGACAATCTTCCCTGA